Below is a genomic region from Burkholderia pyrrocinia.
CGGGGCAAAGCCTGATGCAGACGCTGCGCGAGCACGGCGTGACGCGTCTGTACCTGACCGACTGGCGTTCGGCCACCGAGGACATGAAGGACCTCGAGATCGACCAGTATCTGGCCGAGCTGAACGTGTGCGTCGACGAACTCGGCGGCCGCGTGAATCTCGTCGGGCTGTGCCAGGGCGGCTGGATGTCCGCGATGTATGCGGCGCGTTTCCCGCACAAGGTCGCGAGCCTCGTACTGGCGGGCTCGCCGATCGACACCGACGCGGGCGACGGCCCGATCAGGCGGATGGTGCACACGTATCCGACGTCGTTCTACGAGGAACTCGTTGCGATGGGCGGCGGGCTGATGCGCGGGCGCTTCATGCTGCGCGGCTGGAAGAACATGCATCCCGACCAGCACTATCTCGCCGAGCACGTCGACCTGTACGAGCATCTCGACGATCCCGAATACCTGCGCAAGCGCGAGGTGTTCGCGAACTGGTACGAAAGCCCGATCGACCTGCCGGGACGCTGGTACCTGCAGGCGATCGTGCAGATCTTCAAGGAGAACCGGCTCGCGAAGGGCACGTTCGTCGCGCTCGGGCGCACGCTCGACCTGAAGGACGTCGCGTGCCCGGTCTATCTGCTCGCCGGCGAGGCCGACGACATCACGACGCCGGAGCAGGTGTTCGGGGCGCGCGACCGTCTCGGGACGCCCGCGTCGCGGATCGAGAGCCGGCTCGTGCCGGGCGGCCATATCGGCCTGTTCATGGGGTCGCGCACGCTGAAGACGGTGTGGCCGGACATCGCGCGCTGGATCGCGGCGCAGCGCTAGGGATCGACACGGGGGCGGCATGACGTTGCGACACAAGCGGGGGCTCGTCGTCGGCATCGCGAACGAGCAGAGCATCGCGTGGGGATGCGCGCGTGCGTTTTGCCGGGCGGGCGCCACGCTCGCGGTGACCTGGCAGTCGGAGAAGACCTTGCCGCACGTCGAGCCGCTGTTCGCGCAACTCGATGCGCCGATCCGGATGCCGCTCGACGTCGGGCGGCCCGACCAGATGGCGGCGGTGTTCGACGCGATCGCGGTGCAATGGGGCGCGATCGACTTCGTGCTGCATTCGGTTGCGTATGCACCGAAGGCCGATCTGCACGGCCGCGTGGTCGACAGTTCGCCGGAAGGCTTCTCGTTGGCGATGGATACCTCGTGCCATTCGTTCATCCGGATGGCGAGGCTCGCCGAGCCGCTGATGACGCGAGGCGGGAGCCTGATGGCGATGAGCTATCTCGGCGCGGAGCAGGTCGTCGCGAACTACGGGGTGATGGGGCCGGTCAAGGCCGCGCTCGAAGCGAGCGTGCGGTACCTGGCGGCCGAACTCGGCGGCGCGGGCATTCGCGTCAACGCGATTTCGCCGGGCGTGCTGCCGACGCGCGCGGCGTCGGGCCTGCCGGACTTCGACCGGCTGCTCGACGACACCGCGCGCCGGGCGCCGCTGCATCACACGCTGGACATCGACGACGTCGGCGCGTTCTGCGCGTTCCTGGCGAGCGACGGCGCACGGGCGATCACGGGTGGCACGCACTATATCGACGCCGGCATGCACATGCTCGGCTAGCGTGCCGGCGGCACGCGGCGGTTCGCGGTGTCAGGTGCGCGCGAATGCCTGCACGAGAGCCGGCGGCGCGTGTGCGACCGCGACGTCCGGCGTGCCGTGCCACGCCGCGAGCTTCTTCACGGCCTTCGCGACGTCGGCCGCGAGCCCCGTGCCGAACCGCACGCCCGGCTCGACATGCACGGCCTTCAGTTCGAACGTGCCGAGCGTGCGGTGCGCTTTCGCGTCGACACGGCCGACCAGCCGGCCGCGATGCAGCACGGGCAGGCAGAAATAGCCGTAGCGCCGCTTGTGCCCGGGCGTATAGCACTCGATCGTGTAGTCGAAACCGAACAGCGTCGATGCGCGCCGCCGGTCCCATACGACGGGGTCGAACGGCGACAGCAGCGTCGTGACCGTCGAGCGCAGCGTGTCGGCCTCGGCGGCCGGCAGCAATGCGTCGAGCGAGCGGTGCACATAGGCCGGTTCCTTCCAGTCGTCGACCTGCACCGGAATCAGGTCGCCCGCATCCGCGAGCCGTTCCAGCTCCTCGCGATACGAACGGCGCGGCAGCCGGTAGTAGTCGGCGACCCAGTCCGCGCGGACGACCCCGAGCGCGCGACACGTATAGTCGAGCAGCGCGGGCAACACGGCTTCGCGCGGCGGCAGGTCGCGCGTGTCGTCCCAGCCGGGCAGCACGCGCTCGCGCACGTCGTACACGCGCTGGAAATTGCGGCGTTCCGACACCATCAGGTCGCCCGTCGTGAACAGCACTTCCAGGTGACGCTTCTCCGGCTTGCGATCCCACCAGCCGTTGCCCTTCACGCCATCTTCCCGGACGAAATCGGCCGATCGCACCGGGCCTTCGTCGCGAATCCGCGCGAGCAGCCGCTCGATCTCGTCGCGATTCTGCGCGTGCCACTCGGCCGCGTATTTCCAGCCCATCCCCGACGGATCGAGCATCTTGTAGCGCATCAGGCCGAACTGCTCGACCGGCAGGAAACACGCTTCGTGCGACCAGTATTCGAACAGGCGCGCCTCGGCGAGATGTTCGTCGAGCCACTGCGGCGAGAAATCGCCGAGACGGCTGAACAGCACGAGATACGGGCTGCGCGCGACGACGTGGATGGTGTCGATCTGCAACTGCGCCATCCGGCGGATCGTGTCGAGCACGTCGGCCTTGGTTGCCTTGCGGCGGGGCGGCGTAAGCAGGCCCTGGGCGGCGAGATGCAGCGCGCGGGCGGCGGCGGGCGAGAGCGTAAGCATCGGAATGGCGGCTGAGGGTGGCGATCGGCGATCACTTTAGCGCGAAAGCGGCGCGCGCGTGCGACGCGCTCATGCAACGCGTCTGACAATGCTTGACAGATGCCTTTCGCAAGTTTCCCTATAGTGCAGAGCATGGCGCGACGATAAGTGCGCGCAACGATTCCGCTTCCGACGCACATACGTCAATGGCACGCAGGAAGCGAAGCCGGGATTCTCAACCCCCATCGGGAGACCCGGAGCCCTGAGCGGACATCCATGCGGCTGTGCACCGGCCCCGTGTGGATGTCCGCTGATTTTTTTTGTATTTCCGTTTTTTCGCCTGCTGCCGCGCGACGCGTCATGGTGCGGCACGCGTTTCCCCGGGCCGCAGCTCGCGGGACAGATCGTCGTGTTTTGCAGCGCCGCAACGCGGCGAACCGAAGTGCTTGCCGCGTGTTGCCGTCT
It encodes:
- a CDS encoding alpha/beta fold hydrolase, translated to MTASDTSSPAVSAPALPIFWPMAAATAWFAAGSEIAARNLRFLAEEEKLHFEAHPSLASTNRPLLELRTMTFRDYSTAPAHGLPTIVDAPYAGHSAMIADYQPGQSLMQTLREHGVTRLYLTDWRSATEDMKDLEIDQYLAELNVCVDELGGRVNLVGLCQGGWMSAMYAARFPHKVASLVLAGSPIDTDAGDGPIRRMVHTYPTSFYEELVAMGGGLMRGRFMLRGWKNMHPDQHYLAEHVDLYEHLDDPEYLRKREVFANWYESPIDLPGRWYLQAIVQIFKENRLAKGTFVALGRTLDLKDVACPVYLLAGEADDITTPEQVFGARDRLGTPASRIESRLVPGGHIGLFMGSRTLKTVWPDIARWIAAQR
- the fabI gene encoding enoyl-ACP reductase FabI, producing MTLRHKRGLVVGIANEQSIAWGCARAFCRAGATLAVTWQSEKTLPHVEPLFAQLDAPIRMPLDVGRPDQMAAVFDAIAVQWGAIDFVLHSVAYAPKADLHGRVVDSSPEGFSLAMDTSCHSFIRMARLAEPLMTRGGSLMAMSYLGAEQVVANYGVMGPVKAALEASVRYLAAELGGAGIRVNAISPGVLPTRAASGLPDFDRLLDDTARRAPLHHTLDIDDVGAFCAFLASDGARAITGGTHYIDAGMHMLG
- a CDS encoding winged helix-turn-helix domain-containing protein codes for the protein MLTLSPAAARALHLAAQGLLTPPRRKATKADVLDTIRRMAQLQIDTIHVVARSPYLVLFSRLGDFSPQWLDEHLAEARLFEYWSHEACFLPVEQFGLMRYKMLDPSGMGWKYAAEWHAQNRDEIERLLARIRDEGPVRSADFVREDGVKGNGWWDRKPEKRHLEVLFTTGDLMVSERRNFQRVYDVRERVLPGWDDTRDLPPREAVLPALLDYTCRALGVVRADWVADYYRLPRRSYREELERLADAGDLIPVQVDDWKEPAYVHRSLDALLPAAEADTLRSTVTTLLSPFDPVVWDRRRASTLFGFDYTIECYTPGHKRRYGYFCLPVLHRGRLVGRVDAKAHRTLGTFELKAVHVEPGVRFGTGLAADVAKAVKKLAAWHGTPDVAVAHAPPALVQAFART